A portion of the Rhodopseudomonas sp. BAL398 genome contains these proteins:
- a CDS encoding GGDEF domain-containing protein, with amino-acid sequence MAVEIQDEHERTIGYAEIALAQIKALRQGAMPRNFEIWYVYATGYNAALNEAINETLARNGKLSDAELDQIYETYLSHGRTTNRIDKIGARVVTEIGDVMSLISDALGTTASFGDNLQGASQTLSLASDRDQIKAIVERLAISTHEMQSANSALEERLSKSKLEINNLQVSLDAIRAESLTDPLTGLGNRKHFDRAIGEAVRDASAKGQPLSLLMLDIDHFKSFNDNYGHLTGDQVLRLVGQSLRHSIDCKDITARYGGEEFAVVLPNTPLRDAITLAENIRRMVMSKELKKKSTGEILGRVTLSVGVSALKPGEDSDAMIDRADACLYAAKRNGRNRVICETDPEFLCIQQTQVA; translated from the coding sequence GTGGCAGTCGAAATCCAGGACGAACACGAGAGAACGATCGGCTATGCCGAGATCGCCCTCGCCCAGATCAAGGCGTTGCGGCAAGGCGCCATGCCGCGCAATTTCGAAATCTGGTACGTCTATGCGACCGGCTACAACGCCGCGCTCAACGAGGCGATCAACGAGACCCTCGCGCGCAACGGCAAACTGTCCGACGCCGAGCTCGATCAGATCTACGAGACCTATCTGTCCCATGGCAGGACGACCAACCGGATCGACAAGATCGGCGCCCGCGTCGTCACCGAAATCGGCGATGTGATGTCGCTGATCAGCGACGCGCTGGGCACCACCGCGAGCTTCGGCGACAATCTGCAGGGCGCCAGCCAGACGCTCTCGCTCGCCAGCGACCGCGATCAGATCAAGGCCATTGTCGAGCGGCTGGCGATTTCGACCCACGAGATGCAAAGCGCCAATTCGGCGCTGGAAGAACGGCTGAGCAAATCCAAGCTCGAGATCAACAATCTGCAGGTCAGCCTCGACGCGATCCGGGCCGAAAGCCTGACCGATCCGCTGACCGGCCTCGGCAATCGCAAGCATTTCGACCGCGCGATCGGCGAAGCGGTGCGCGACGCCAGTGCCAAAGGCCAGCCGCTGTCGCTGCTGATGCTGGATATCGATCACTTCAAGTCGTTCAACGACAATTACGGTCACCTCACCGGCGATCAGGTGCTGCGCCTGGTCGGCCAGTCGCTGCGGCACAGCATCGATTGCAAGGACATCACCGCGCGCTATGGCGGCGAGGAATTCGCCGTGGTGCTGCCGAACACGCCGCTGCGCGACGCCATCACCCTGGCCGAGAACATCCGCCGGATGGTGATGTCGAAGGAATTGAAGAAGAAGTCGACCGGCGAAATCCTCGGCCGGGTGACGCTGTCGGTCGGCGTGTCGGCGCTGAAACCCGGCGAGGATTCCGACGCCATGATCGACCGCGCCGACGCCTGCCTCTACGCAGCCAAGCGCAACGGCCGCAATCGCGTGATCTGCGAGACCGATCCGGAATTCCTCTGCATCCAGCAGACTCAGGTGGCCTGA
- a CDS encoding SUF system Fe-S cluster assembly protein, which translates to MTDTVEAKTGHTTDPNTDATAAKANMQTVSALSADETERLGSEIVAALKTVFDPEIPADIYELGLIYKVDIKDDRTVDVDMTLTTPNCPAAAEMPMMVENAVATVPGVGVVNVNIVWEPAWTPERMTDEARLVLNMW; encoded by the coding sequence ATGACAGATACTGTGGAAGCCAAGACCGGCCACACGACCGACCCCAACACCGATGCGACGGCTGCCAAGGCCAATATGCAGACCGTGTCGGCGCTGTCCGCTGACGAGACCGAACGGCTCGGCAGCGAAATCGTCGCCGCGCTGAAGACGGTGTTCGATCCGGAAATTCCGGCCGACATCTACGAACTCGGCCTGATCTACAAGGTCGATATCAAGGATGATCGCACCGTCGACGTCGACATGACGCTGACCACGCCGAACTGTCCGGCGGCGGCCGAAATGCCGATGATGGTCGAGAACGCGGTCGCCACCGTGCCGGGCGTCGGCGTGGTCAATGTCAATATCGTCTGGGAACCGGCATGGACGCCGGAACGGATGACCGACGAGGCCCGGCTTGTGCTGAATATGTGGTGA
- the sufD gene encoding Fe-S cluster assembly protein SufD, producing MNVAVAKTDRVEAAGEGAFALARSRLPGAGSVAQARAEAYAAFERIGLPHRRIEDWKYTDLRALMREVLPLAAAPDADALARAAAAQELHDIDGVRRLVLVDGMLAPSLCAFGDLDPQLSLRSLRDALEGDDAALHAKLFGLDSDNPMIALNAAMMTDGLIIAIADGAKLTQPIHIVHIASGGAPAAMFTRSMLTLGNDASATVIESYIAAEGATAYQVHDSLIIAVGDRARLDHVRLVEDSREAFNITSSLIDVGAHAHVNTFGMTTGTLVSRYQAVINVAGEYSRVETNGVNLLNGKQHADTTLVMNHDVPHCASREVFRAVLDDRGHSVFQGRINVRQPAQQTDAKMMTRALLLSDEAEADNKPELEIFADDVACGHGATTGALDESLLFYLRARGLPEKDAESLLIQAFVGEAIESIVDDQLRELAIGAASRWLEARA from the coding sequence ATGAACGTAGCTGTGGCGAAGACGGACAGGGTTGAAGCGGCGGGCGAAGGCGCTTTCGCGCTGGCGCGGTCGCGACTGCCGGGAGCGGGCAGCGTCGCGCAGGCGCGCGCCGAGGCCTATGCGGCGTTCGAGCGGATCGGATTGCCGCATCGCCGGATCGAGGATTGGAAATACACCGATCTGCGGGCGCTGATGCGCGAGGTGCTGCCGCTGGCGGCGGCGCCCGACGCCGACGCGCTGGCGCGCGCTGCGGCGGCGCAGGAGCTGCACGACATCGACGGCGTGCGCCGGCTGGTGTTGGTCGATGGCATGCTGGCGCCGAGCCTGTGCGCGTTCGGCGATCTCGACCCGCAGCTCAGCTTGCGCAGCCTGCGCGATGCCCTGGAGGGCGATGACGCGGCGTTGCACGCCAAGTTGTTCGGGCTCGATTCGGACAATCCGATGATCGCGCTGAACGCCGCGATGATGACCGACGGCCTGATCATCGCCATCGCCGATGGCGCCAAGCTGACCCAGCCGATCCATATCGTGCATATCGCCAGCGGCGGCGCGCCGGCGGCGATGTTCACCCGCTCGATGCTGACGCTCGGCAACGACGCCTCGGCGACGGTGATCGAGAGCTATATCGCGGCCGAGGGCGCCACGGCCTATCAGGTCCATGACTCGCTGATCATCGCGGTCGGCGACCGCGCCCGGCTCGATCATGTCCGTCTGGTGGAAGACAGCCGCGAGGCCTTCAACATCACATCGTCATTGATCGACGTCGGCGCCCACGCCCATGTCAACACGTTCGGCATGACCACCGGCACGCTGGTCAGCCGCTATCAGGCGGTGATCAATGTCGCCGGCGAGTATTCGCGGGTCGAGACCAACGGCGTCAACTTGCTCAACGGCAAGCAACATGCCGACACCACGCTGGTGATGAATCACGACGTGCCGCATTGCGCCAGCCGCGAGGTGTTTCGCGCCGTGCTCGACGACCGCGGCCATTCGGTGTTTCAGGGCCGCATCAATGTCCGGCAGCCGGCGCAGCAGACCGACGCCAAGATGATGACGCGGGCGCTGTTGTTGTCCGACGAGGCCGAGGCCGACAACAAGCCGGAGCTGGAAATCTTCGCCGACGACGTCGCCTGTGGTCACGGCGCCACCACCGGGGCGCTCGACGAATCGCTGCTGTTCTATCTGCGCGCCCGCGGCCTGCCGGAGAAGGACGCCGAGTCGCTACTGATCCAGGCCTTCGTCGGTGAGGCGATCGAATCGATCGTCGACGATCAATTGCGCGAGCTGGCGATTGGCGCGGCGTCGCGCTGGCTGGAGGCCCGGGCATGA
- a CDS encoding DEAD/DEAH box helicase, which yields MSFSHLGLSDKVLAAVAATGYTTPTPIQDQAIPHVLARRDVLGIAQTGTGKTAAFVLPMMTMLEKGRARARMPRTLILEPTRELAAQVKEQFDKYGVGQKLNVALLIGGVSFGDQDLKLSRGVDVLIATPGRLLDHTERGGLLLTGVELLVIDEADRMLDMGFIPDIERVCKLVPFTRQTLFFTATMPTEIRRITETFLHNPIKIEVSKPASTAVTVTQSQVPTGREPHEKRDTLRRLLRDATDLQNAIIFCNRKREVALLAKSLQKHGFSVGALHGDMEQSARTAALDAFRKGELPILVASDVAARGLDIPEVSHVFNFDVPHHPDDYVHRIGRTGRAGRAGTAISIVAPSDAKSIAAIEKLIGQDIPRAEAGPQGEFEADEPEAERPVRTHRRSTEPRSRGPRRESRTPRAESEAPRAAAASEQPREADAREPRSEPREPRKPRREPRRAPEPAHATLAPVITAAPASHAPSIGRAAAPQTPRDAQSEPADHSHLPAFLLRPVRARG from the coding sequence ATGTCTTTTTCCCATCTCGGCCTGTCCGACAAGGTTCTCGCCGCCGTCGCGGCCACCGGCTACACCACCCCCACCCCGATTCAGGACCAGGCGATCCCCCACGTCCTCGCCCGGCGCGACGTGCTCGGCATCGCCCAGACCGGCACCGGCAAGACCGCAGCCTTCGTGCTGCCGATGATGACCATGCTGGAAAAGGGCCGCGCCCGCGCCCGGATGCCACGCACCCTGATCCTCGAGCCGACCCGCGAGCTCGCCGCCCAGGTCAAGGAACAGTTCGACAAATACGGCGTCGGCCAGAAACTCAACGTCGCGCTGCTGATCGGCGGCGTCTCGTTCGGCGACCAGGACCTCAAATTGTCGCGCGGCGTCGACGTGCTGATCGCCACCCCGGGCCGGCTGCTCGACCATACCGAGCGCGGCGGGCTGCTGCTGACCGGCGTCGAATTGCTGGTGATCGACGAAGCCGACCGCATGCTCGACATGGGCTTCATTCCGGACATCGAGCGGGTCTGCAAGCTGGTGCCGTTCACCCGCCAGACCCTGTTCTTCACCGCGACGATGCCGACCGAGATCCGCCGCATCACCGAGACCTTCCTGCACAATCCGATCAAGATCGAAGTCTCCAAGCCCGCCTCCACGGCGGTCACGGTGACGCAGTCGCAGGTGCCGACCGGCCGCGAGCCGCATGAGAAGCGCGATACCCTGCGCCGGCTGCTGCGCGACGCCACCGACCTGCAGAACGCCATCATCTTCTGCAACCGCAAGCGCGAGGTCGCGCTGCTGGCGAAATCGCTGCAGAAGCACGGCTTCAGCGTCGGCGCGCTGCATGGCGACATGGAGCAGTCGGCCCGCACCGCGGCGCTGGACGCGTTCCGCAAGGGCGAATTGCCGATCCTGGTGGCCTCCGACGTCGCCGCCCGCGGCCTCGATATTCCCGAGGTCAGCCACGTCTTCAATTTCGACGTCCCGCATCACCCCGACGATTATGTCCATCGGATCGGCCGTACCGGCCGCGCCGGTCGCGCCGGCACCGCGATTTCGATCGTGGCGCCCTCGGACGCCAAATCCATCGCGGCGATCGAAAAGCTGATCGGCCAGGACATCCCCCGTGCCGAGGCCGGCCCGCAGGGCGAGTTCGAAGCCGACGAGCCGGAAGCCGAGCGTCCGGTCCGCACCCACCGCCGCTCCACTGAGCCGCGCTCGCGCGGTCCGCGCCGCGAATCCCGGACGCCGCGGGCCGAGTCGGAGGCACCACGCGCCGCCGCGGCCAGCGAACAGCCCCGCGAAGCGGACGCCCGCGAGCCGCGCAGCGAGCCCCGTGAACCGCGCAAGCCGCGTCGCGAGCCGCGCCGCGCCCCGGAGCCCGCGCATGCGACCCTGGCCCCGGTCATCACCGCCGCTCCGGCCTCGCACGCGCCCTCGATCGGTCGCGCCGCGGCGCCGCAGACACCCCGCGACGCACAATCGGAGCCCGCCGATCATTCGCATCTGCCGGCATTCCTGCTGCGCCCGGTCCGCGCCCGCGGCTGA
- a CDS encoding IPT/TIG domain-containing protein, translating to MTAHIADNIASVTFNLAVVSAISTGTNCTSNDNTITGNSAHYRFGPSAICTHTFVLSNGGTFSFVTVHDGGSFAIIFRSISYTPPPPTVTDLSPTVGSIAGGTSVTITGTRFSTVAVDNTVRFGTTVATIVGTPTATSIVATAPGHGAGVVDVTVTTAGGTSAASAADQFTYLAPPTIAAAFSPTTIASGGTATLTLTLSNPNTTTLTGVAVGSVTLPANLIGAPPATTTCGGSATATASSLALSGASIAASSSCVVSLAVSSTVPGGYSYTTGTVTVTGPASLTGATATTTVPLTVSASGPTVTSIAPASGSVAGGTVVTLTGNNLAGASVVIIGGNPATALSANTATSITVTTPAGAAGAASVVVTTAGGTSAANALFTYLAPTTPAPTVTSITPASGGTLGGTVVTIIGKSFTGATAVTFGADAATGIVVVNATTITATSPPHATGTVDVTVTTPAGIGIGTGLFSYLRPAPSVTGIDPGSGPTTGGTRVTISGSEFIGVTAVKFGASNATAFTVGNDTQITAISAAGALGSVHVTVTTASGTSASSAANQFTYVVPADSVKLQALQTAVTPIVAQFSGQAITGAVASAISEGFGGNGALITPSGSGVRINFAADPDTDARPAAAQRGSDPFSTANGSYDDGSRGRARLRSRTGDAFDAFAAVGGPANAPPRRRSEPRDWLGWAEVSGATLGHGSSSAASSDATIYGSQINLTAGLTRILTPHVLVGVLGGWETFDYRSDALQGRMTGDGWTVGSYLGWKLTPGLRFDAAVAYSAIGYDGSAGTASGSFQGTRWLISGGLTGSHHLQGLEIEPSARIYALWEHENTYTDTLGTAQPQRDFSTGRGSGGLKLSYPLAWTSTTLLVPYLGLYGDYYFNADDATAIPTRFDGWSARATGGVAARFGNGAQLAAGLERGGIGGNFALWTYRVRASVPFAAQ from the coding sequence GTGACAGCCCACATCGCTGATAATATTGCTTCGGTGACTTTCAATCTGGCCGTGGTGTCGGCAATCTCGACCGGCACCAATTGCACCAGCAACGACAACACGATCACTGGCAACAGCGCGCACTATCGATTCGGCCCGTCGGCGATCTGCACACACACCTTCGTGCTGTCCAACGGCGGCACCTTCAGCTTCGTCACCGTTCATGATGGCGGTTCCTTCGCCATCATTTTCAGATCGATCAGCTACACGCCGCCGCCGCCGACGGTCACCGATCTCAGCCCGACCGTCGGTAGCATTGCGGGCGGCACCAGCGTCACCATCACCGGCACCCGGTTCAGCACCGTCGCGGTCGACAACACCGTGAGGTTCGGTACCACCGTCGCAACCATCGTCGGCACGCCGACCGCGACCTCAATCGTCGCCACCGCGCCGGGCCATGGCGCCGGCGTGGTGGATGTCACGGTGACGACGGCGGGCGGCACCAGCGCCGCCAGCGCCGCCGATCAGTTCACCTATTTGGCCCCGCCGACCATCGCCGCGGCGTTCAGCCCGACCACTATCGCGAGCGGCGGAACCGCAACGCTGACGTTGACCCTCAGCAATCCGAACACCACGACTCTGACCGGCGTCGCGGTCGGATCCGTCACGCTGCCGGCAAACCTGATCGGAGCTCCCCCCGCCACCACCACCTGCGGCGGCAGCGCGACCGCCACCGCCAGTTCGCTGGCTTTGTCCGGCGCCTCGATTGCCGCCAGCAGTTCCTGCGTCGTGAGCCTGGCCGTCAGTTCGACCGTGCCGGGCGGCTACAGCTACACTACCGGCACCGTCACGGTGACCGGGCCTGCCAGTCTGACCGGCGCCACGGCGACGACCACGGTGCCACTGACGGTGTCGGCATCCGGCCCGACCGTGACGTCGATAGCACCCGCCAGCGGCTCCGTTGCGGGCGGCACCGTCGTGACCCTCACCGGCAACAATTTGGCCGGCGCCAGCGTCGTCATCATCGGCGGCAACCCCGCCACCGCACTGTCGGCCAACACCGCGACGTCGATCACGGTGACGACGCCGGCCGGCGCCGCCGGCGCCGCAAGCGTCGTGGTCACGACCGCAGGCGGTACCAGCGCCGCCAACGCGCTGTTCACATACCTGGCACCGACCACCCCCGCGCCGACGGTGACCTCGATCACCCCCGCCAGCGGCGGCACGCTCGGCGGCACCGTGGTGACGATCATCGGCAAAAGCTTCACCGGCGCCACGGCGGTGACGTTTGGTGCGGACGCCGCGACCGGCATTGTAGTTGTCAACGCCACGACGATCACCGCTACTTCTCCGCCCCATGCGACGGGAACCGTTGACGTCACCGTGACCACGCCGGCCGGCATCGGCATCGGGACCGGCCTGTTCAGCTATTTGCGACCAGCGCCGTCCGTGACCGGGATCGATCCCGGCAGCGGCCCGACCACCGGCGGCACCCGAGTGACAATCTCCGGCAGCGAATTTATCGGCGTGACGGCGGTGAAGTTCGGAGCCAGCAACGCCACCGCGTTCACAGTCGGCAACGACACGCAGATCACCGCAATATCGGCCGCTGGCGCCCTCGGCTCTGTGCACGTCACGGTGACGACGGCGAGTGGCACCAGCGCTAGCAGCGCCGCCAACCAATTCACCTATGTGGTGCCGGCCGACAGCGTGAAGCTGCAGGCGCTGCAGACAGCAGTAACGCCGATCGTGGCGCAGTTCTCCGGTCAGGCGATCACTGGCGCGGTCGCCAGCGCGATCTCCGAGGGCTTTGGCGGCAATGGCGCTCTGATCACGCCGAGCGGCAGCGGCGTGCGAATCAATTTCGCCGCGGATCCCGACACCGACGCCCGGCCCGCTGCGGCGCAGCGCGGATCGGATCCATTCAGCACCGCCAATGGCTCCTACGATGACGGCAGCCGCGGTCGGGCCCGGCTCCGATCCCGCACCGGCGATGCCTTCGACGCCTTCGCCGCCGTGGGTGGCCCCGCCAATGCGCCGCCGCGGCGCAGATCCGAGCCGAGGGACTGGCTCGGCTGGGCCGAGGTCAGCGGGGCGACGCTCGGTCACGGCAGCTCATCAGCCGCATCAAGCGACGCGACGATCTACGGCAGCCAGATCAATCTCACCGCCGGCCTGACCCGCATTCTGACACCGCACGTTCTCGTCGGCGTGCTCGGCGGCTGGGAAACTTTCGACTACAGGTCCGATGCGTTGCAGGGCCGAATGACGGGCGACGGATGGACCGTTGGCAGTTATCTGGGTTGGAAACTGACGCCGGGACTGCGGTTCGACGCCGCGGTCGCCTATTCGGCGATCGGCTATGATGGCAGCGCCGGCACCGCATCGGGATCATTCCAAGGCACCCGCTGGCTGATCTCCGGCGGGTTGACCGGCAGCCACCACCTGCAGGGTCTGGAGATCGAACCGTCGGCCCGGATCTATGCGTTGTGGGAACACGAGAACACCTACACCGATACGCTCGGCACCGCGCAGCCGCAGCGCGACTTCTCCACCGGCCGCGGCAGCGGCGGTCTCAAGCTGTCCTATCCGCTGGCGTGGACCTCGACGACGCTGCTGGTCCCCTATCTCGGCCTCTATGGCGATTACTACTTCAACGCCGACGACGCGACCGCGATCCCGACACGGTTCGACGGCTGGTCGGCCCGTGCCACTGGCGGCGTCGCCGCACGGTTCGGCAATGGAGCGCAACTGGCGGCGGGTCTCGAGCGCGGTGGCATCGGCGGAAATTTCGCGTTGTGGACCTACCGCGTCCGCGCTTCGGTGCCGTTCGCCGCCCAATAG
- a CDS encoding cysteine desulfurase has product MSTHPAVLNGSYDVARVREDFPALALKVYGKPLVYLDNAASAQKPRQVLECMTRAYETEYANVHRGLHYLANAATEAYEGGRSKVQQFLNAKRSEEIIFTRNATEAINLVASSWGGPNIGEGDEIVLSIMEHHSNIVPWHFLRERQGAVIKWAPVDDEGNFLIEEFEKLLSPRTKLVAITQMSNALGTIVPVKDVVKLAHDRGIPVLVDGSQAAVHMAIDVQDIDCDFYIMTGHKLYGPTGIGVLYGKYDRLVAMRPFLGGGEMIREVAQDWVTYGDPPHKFEAGTPAIVEAVGLGAAIDYVNSIGKERIAAHEHDLLTYAEAKLREINSLRMIGTAKGKGPVISFEMKGAHPHDIATVIDRQGVAVRAGTHCVMPLLERFQVTATCRASFGMYNTREEVDHLAQALIKARELFS; this is encoded by the coding sequence ATGAGCACGCATCCGGCGGTTCTCAACGGTTCCTACGACGTCGCCAGGGTGCGCGAGGACTTTCCCGCGCTGGCCCTGAAGGTCTATGGCAAGCCCCTGGTCTATCTCGACAACGCCGCCTCGGCGCAGAAGCCCAGGCAGGTGCTGGAGTGCATGACGCGGGCCTATGAGACCGAATACGCCAATGTTCATCGCGGGCTGCATTACCTCGCCAATGCGGCGACCGAGGCCTATGAGGGCGGCCGCAGCAAGGTGCAGCAATTCCTCAATGCCAAGCGCTCGGAGGAGATCATCTTCACCCGCAACGCCACCGAGGCGATCAATCTCGTGGCGTCGTCATGGGGCGGGCCGAATATCGGCGAGGGCGACGAGATCGTGCTGTCGATCATGGAGCACCATTCCAACATCGTGCCGTGGCACTTCCTGCGCGAGCGCCAGGGAGCGGTGATCAAATGGGCGCCGGTCGATGACGAGGGCAATTTCCTGATCGAGGAGTTTGAAAAGCTCCTGAGCCCGCGCACCAAGCTGGTGGCGATCACCCAGATGTCGAACGCGCTCGGCACCATCGTCCCGGTCAAGGACGTGGTGAAGCTGGCGCATGACCGCGGCATTCCGGTGCTGGTCGACGGCAGCCAGGCCGCCGTGCACATGGCGATCGACGTCCAGGACATCGACTGCGATTTCTACATCATGACCGGCCACAAGCTGTACGGCCCGACCGGGATCGGCGTGCTGTACGGCAAATACGATCGGCTGGTGGCGATGCGCCCGTTCCTCGGCGGCGGCGAAATGATCCGCGAAGTGGCGCAGGACTGGGTCACTTACGGCGACCCGCCGCACAAATTCGAGGCCGGCACCCCGGCGATCGTCGAGGCGGTCGGGCTGGGGGCTGCGATCGACTACGTCAATTCGATCGGCAAGGAGCGGATCGCGGCGCATGAACACGATCTTTTGACTTATGCCGAAGCCAAGCTGCGTGAGATTAATTCGCTACGGATGATCGGCACCGCCAAGGGCAAGGGACCGGTGATATCATTCGAGATGAAGGGGGCGCATCCGCACGACATCGCCACCGTGATCGACCGGCAGGGCGTGGCGGTTCGCGCTGGAACCCATTGCGTGATGCCGCTTTTGGAGCGTTTCCAGGTGACCGCGACGTGCCGGGCCTCGTTCGGCATGTATAATACACGTGAGGAAGTCGACCATCTCGCACAGGCGCTGATCAAGGCGCGGGAATTGTTTTCATGA
- a CDS encoding HesB/IscA family protein yields the protein MTEMTPAASNPAKPKPRPRPQVMRLTEAAAARVRELTGRADSEIVGLRVGIKNGGCAGQSYTVEYAHDVRPNDEVVEDKGVKILVDPKAVLFLLGTEMDYKADKMQSQFIFNNPNQTGACGCGESVQLTAATIDS from the coding sequence ATGACCGAGATGACACCAGCTGCCAGCAATCCCGCCAAGCCGAAGCCGCGTCCGCGGCCGCAGGTGATGCGACTGACCGAGGCCGCCGCCGCGCGGGTGCGCGAACTGACCGGGCGAGCCGATTCCGAAATCGTCGGCCTGCGGGTCGGGATCAAGAATGGCGGCTGCGCCGGCCAGTCCTACACCGTCGAATACGCCCATGACGTGCGGCCGAACGACGAAGTGGTCGAGGACAAGGGCGTCAAGATCCTGGTCGATCCCAAGGCCGTGCTGTTCCTGCTCGGCACCGAGATGGACTACAAGGCCGACAAGATGCAGTCGCAGTTCATCTTCAACAATCCGAACCAGACCGGCGCCTGCGGCTGCGGCGAATCGGTGCAGCTGACCGCCGCGACGATCGACAGCTGA
- a CDS encoding TfoX/Sxy family protein encodes MDRDFLIELFAAFGPVSIRRMFSGFGISVDGVNFALVLRGAIYLRADADSIARFAAEGAGPFQYQTKVKTVTVGSYWQLPERLYDDPEELAEWAGRALAAAQRAALAKRGRARKPVTKKAATKKAAAKRRTRSAQAT; translated from the coding sequence ATGGACCGCGATTTCCTGATCGAGCTGTTCGCCGCCTTCGGCCCGGTGTCGATCCGGCGGATGTTCTCGGGCTTCGGCATTTCCGTCGACGGCGTCAATTTCGCGCTGGTGCTGCGCGGCGCGATCTATCTGCGCGCCGATGCGGATAGTATCGCACGCTTCGCGGCCGAGGGCGCCGGGCCGTTTCAGTATCAGACCAAGGTCAAGACGGTGACGGTGGGCTCCTATTGGCAATTGCCGGAGCGGCTCTACGACGATCCCGAGGAACTGGCCGAGTGGGCGGGCAGGGCGCTGGCGGCGGCGCAGCGCGCGGCGCTCGCCAAGCGCGGCAGGGCACGCAAGCCGGTGACCAAAAAGGCCGCGACCAAGAAGGCCGCGGCCAAGCGCCGAACCAGATCGGCTCAGGCCACCTGA
- the sufC gene encoding Fe-S cluster assembly ATPase SufC translates to MTALLEVKNLQVSVGDREILHGLTLSVNAGEVHAIMGPNGSGKSTLSHVIAGKPGYDITGGEILFKGEDLLEMAPDVRAAKGVFLAFQYPVEIPGVATMTFLRTALNAQRKARGEAEYSTPDFLKKVREVAASLNIPQEMLRRGVNVGFSGGEKKRNEVLQMALFQPSLCILDEMDSGLDIDALRVAADGVNALRSPDRAMVVITHYQRLLDYIVPDFVHVMSKGKVVKSGGKELALELEATGYAQYEDKAA, encoded by the coding sequence ATGACCGCACTGCTCGAAGTCAAAAACCTCCAGGTCAGCGTCGGCGATCGCGAGATCCTGCACGGGCTGACGCTGTCGGTGAATGCCGGCGAGGTCCACGCCATCATGGGGCCGAACGGCTCCGGCAAGTCGACGCTCAGCCATGTCATCGCCGGCAAGCCGGGCTATGACATCACCGGCGGCGAGATCCTGTTCAAAGGAGAGGACCTGTTGGAGATGGCGCCGGATGTGCGCGCCGCCAAGGGCGTGTTCCTGGCGTTTCAATATCCGGTGGAAATTCCCGGCGTGGCGACGATGACTTTCCTGCGCACCGCGCTGAACGCGCAGCGCAAGGCGCGCGGCGAGGCGGAGTATTCCACCCCGGACTTTTTGAAGAAGGTGCGTGAAGTCGCAGCCTCCTTGAACATTCCGCAGGAGATGCTGCGCCGTGGCGTCAATGTCGGGTTCTCCGGCGGCGAGAAGAAGCGCAACGAGGTGCTGCAGATGGCGCTGTTCCAGCCCAGCCTGTGCATTCTCGACGAGATGGATTCCGGGCTCGATATCGACGCGCTGCGGGTCGCCGCCGATGGCGTCAACGCGCTGCGCTCGCCGGATCGCGCGATGGTGGTGATTACGCATTACCAGCGGCTGCTCGACTACATCGTGCCCGATTTCGTCCATGTGATGTCGAAGGGCAAGGTGGTGAAAAGCGGCGGCAAGGAATTGGCGCTCGAGCTCGAAGCCACCGGATATGCGCAATATGAGGACAAGGCGGCCTGA